In one window of Erwinia tasmaniensis Et1/99 DNA:
- a CDS encoding ShlB/FhaC/HecB family hemolysin secretion/activation protein, with protein sequence MPVVNGILFIFSPLTVAAMISDSDILQDAVLDTQKPHRQQTRERALLQRNLPESDARPARPEIASPDYPVPEPSCVTITTLRLEGDSAARFRWALEAAEEEKGLCLNGEHILQIINKVQNAVLARGYVTTRVTAQEQDLTEGILTLTLQPGRIGDIQFEDAVSWRARLWNAIPLSPGEILNLRAIEQALENFNRVPSATADIKIVPGQQEATSDLYLSWKEGRPVRLSLGLDDSGSKSTGRYLGSTTLAVDAPFAQNDLFYANIGKDLLQHSPFGNRSHTLNYFFPVGYWGFSANYNHYTYHQNIVNAAEVLTYRGRSDNVQLTLSRLLFRNQQHKTTFTMRVWRRYSTNAVNDMDIAQQRRRTAGWELGLSQRSYLGSASLEARFNWRRGTAALGALRAPEEEVHSGSARTGIALGDISLNQPFALNQQPWRYFTSLRGQWSLYALTPQDRMAIAGRYTVRGFDGEQMLSGEMGILWRNELAWDVLARGHEIYAAVDYGRVEGVGTRYLAGHQLLGSALGVRGALWGRLRYELFAGTPLAKPRSFHTSSAALGFSVNMEM encoded by the coding sequence ATTCCCGTCGTTAACGGCATTTTATTCATATTTTCTCCCCTGACCGTCGCCGCGATGATATCCGATAGTGATATTTTGCAGGATGCCGTCCTCGACACGCAGAAACCGCACCGTCAACAGACGCGCGAGCGTGCCTTGCTACAGCGAAATCTCCCGGAAAGTGATGCGCGACCGGCACGCCCTGAAATTGCATCGCCCGATTATCCTGTTCCAGAGCCTTCTTGCGTTACCATCACTACCCTGCGCCTGGAGGGGGATTCTGCCGCTCGTTTCCGGTGGGCGTTGGAGGCTGCCGAAGAGGAGAAAGGTCTTTGCCTGAACGGCGAACATATCTTGCAGATTATCAATAAGGTACAAAATGCCGTTCTCGCCAGAGGCTATGTTACCACCAGAGTGACCGCGCAGGAGCAGGACCTGACTGAAGGGATACTGACGTTGACCCTTCAGCCCGGTCGCATTGGCGATATCCAGTTTGAGGATGCCGTCTCCTGGCGTGCGCGGCTGTGGAATGCGATCCCGCTCTCGCCGGGTGAAATACTCAACCTGCGGGCGATTGAACAAGCTCTGGAGAATTTCAACCGCGTACCCAGCGCCACTGCCGATATTAAAATTGTGCCAGGCCAGCAGGAGGCGACCAGCGATCTGTACCTGAGCTGGAAAGAGGGCCGCCCGGTGCGGCTTAGCCTGGGGCTGGATGACAGCGGTTCAAAGAGCACCGGCCGTTATCTCGGCTCCACCACGCTGGCGGTTGATGCGCCCTTTGCGCAAAACGATCTTTTTTATGCCAACATCGGAAAGGATCTGTTGCAGCACAGCCCGTTCGGTAATCGTTCTCATACCCTGAACTACTTTTTCCCCGTTGGCTACTGGGGCTTTTCCGCCAACTACAACCACTACACCTATCACCAGAATATCGTCAACGCCGCCGAGGTGCTGACCTACCGGGGCAGGAGTGACAATGTGCAGCTCACTTTGTCACGTCTGCTGTTTCGTAATCAGCAGCACAAAACCACGTTCACTATGCGCGTATGGCGGCGTTATTCCACGAACGCAGTCAATGATATGGATATTGCCCAGCAGCGGCGGCGTACCGCGGGCTGGGAGCTGGGCCTGAGCCAGCGCAGCTACCTCGGTTCTGCTTCGCTGGAGGCCCGCTTCAACTGGCGTCGGGGCACTGCCGCCTTAGGCGCTCTCCGTGCGCCTGAAGAGGAGGTGCACAGCGGTAGCGCCCGTACCGGCATTGCGCTGGGCGATATTAGTCTGAATCAGCCCTTTGCCCTGAACCAGCAGCCCTGGCGTTATTTCACCAGCCTGCGCGGGCAGTGGAGCCTTTATGCACTGACGCCACAGGATCGCATGGCGATCGCCGGACGTTACACGGTACGTGGTTTTGACGGTGAGCAGATGCTGTCGGGTGAAATGGGAATACTCTGGCGTAACGAGCTGGCATGGGATGTGTTGGCTCGCGGGCACGAGATTTACGCCGCTGTCGATTACGGTCGCGTTGAGGGGGTGGGCACCCGCTATCTGGCCGGACATCAGCTGTTGGGCAGTGCGCTAGGCGTGCGCGGTGCGCTGTGGGGCCGCCTCCGCTACGAGCTGTTTGCCGGCACGCCATTGGCCAAGCCGCGGTCATTTCACACCTCATCTGCTGCCCTGGGCTTCAGCGTCAATATGGAAATGTAA
- a CDS encoding single-stranded DNA-binding protein, which produces MASRGVNKVILVGNLGQDPEVRYMPNGGAVANITLATSESWRDKQTGETKEKTEWHRVVLFGKLAEVAGEYLRKGSQVYIEGALQTRKWTDQAGVEKYTTEVVVNVGGTMQMLGGRSQGGGASAGGQNGGSNNGWGQPQQPQGGNQFSGGAQQQARPQQQPQQNNAPANNEPPIDFDDDIPF; this is translated from the coding sequence ATGGCCAGCAGAGGCGTTAACAAAGTAATTTTAGTCGGAAATCTGGGTCAGGATCCGGAAGTCCGCTACATGCCGAATGGCGGCGCCGTTGCCAACATCACTCTGGCCACATCCGAAAGCTGGCGTGACAAGCAGACCGGCGAAACCAAAGAGAAAACCGAGTGGCACCGCGTCGTCCTGTTCGGCAAACTGGCCGAGGTGGCTGGTGAGTATCTGCGTAAAGGCTCTCAGGTTTATATCGAAGGCGCTTTGCAGACGCGTAAATGGACAGACCAGGCCGGTGTAGAGAAATACACCACCGAAGTTGTGGTCAACGTGGGCGGCACTATGCAGATGCTGGGCGGACGTTCACAGGGCGGCGGCGCATCGGCCGGTGGTCAGAACGGCGGCAGCAATAACGGCTGGGGTCAGCCACAGCAGCCGCAGGGCGGCAATCAGTTTAGCGGCGGCGCGCAGCAGCAGGCACGTCCGCAGCAGCAGCCACAGCAGAACAACGCACCGGCTAATAATGAACCGCCGATCGACTTTGACGACGATATTCCGTTCTAA
- the uvrA gene encoding excinuclease ABC subunit UvrA has product MDNIEVRGARTHNLKNINLTIPRDKLIVVTGLSGSGKSSLAFDTLYAEGQRRYVESLSAYARQFLSLMEKPDVDHIEGLSPAISIEQKSTSHNPRSTVGTITEIHDYLRLLFARVGEPRCPDHDVTLAAQTVSQMVDNVLSLPEGRRLMLLAPIVKDRKGEHSKTLENLASQGYIRARIDGEVCDLSDPPKLELQKKHTIEVVVDRFKVRDDLTQRLAESFETALELSGGSAVVADMDDASIEELLFSANFACPICGYSMNELEPRLFSFNNPAGACPTCDGLGVQQYFDPDRVVQNPELSLSGGAIRGWDRRNFYYFQMLRSLAEHLEFDIEAPFNSLDDRTRKVILFGSGKENIEFKYVNDRGDTSVRRHPFEGVLHNMERRYKETESSAVREELAKYISNRSCTSCHGTRLRREARHVFVENTTLPTISDMSIGHAMAFFQNMKLSGQRAKIAEKVLKEIGDRLKFLVNVGLNYLSMSRSAETLSGGEAQRIRLASQIGAGLVGVMYVLDEPSIGLHQRDNERLLETLVHLRNLGNTVIVVEHDEDAIRAADHVIDIGPGAGVHGGQIVAEGTVDDIMAVEGSLTGQFLSGKRGIAIPEQRVKGDPAKVLKLSGASGNNLKDVTLTLPVGLFTCITGVSGSGKSTLINDTLFPIAQRQLNGATIAEAAPYRAISGMEHFDKVIDIDQSPIGRTPRSNPATYTGIFTPVRELFAGVPESRTRGYTPGRFSFNVRGGRCEACQGDGVIKVEMHFLPDVYVPCDQCRGKRYNRETLEVKYKGKSIHEVLEMTIEEAREFFDAVPALARKLQTLMDVGLSYIRLGQSATTLSGGEAQRVKLARELSKRGTGQTLYILDEPTTGLHFADIQQLLTVLHQLRDQGNTIVVIEHNLDVIKTADWIVDLGPEGGSGGGEILVSGTPETVAQCERSHTARFLKPLLEK; this is encoded by the coding sequence ATGGATAACATCGAAGTACGGGGTGCCCGCACCCACAATTTGAAAAACATTAACCTGACCATTCCGCGCGATAAGCTGATCGTGGTTACCGGGCTGTCGGGTTCCGGCAAGTCTTCGCTGGCGTTTGACACGCTGTACGCCGAAGGACAACGCCGCTACGTGGAATCGCTTTCTGCCTATGCGCGTCAGTTCCTGTCGCTGATGGAAAAGCCGGATGTCGATCATATCGAAGGGCTGTCACCGGCGATTTCGATCGAGCAGAAATCCACCTCACACAACCCGCGTTCCACCGTCGGAACCATCACCGAAATTCACGATTATCTGCGCCTGCTGTTTGCCCGCGTTGGCGAACCGCGCTGTCCGGATCACGACGTCACGCTGGCGGCGCAAACCGTCAGCCAGATGGTCGATAACGTCCTGTCTCTGCCGGAAGGACGCCGCCTGATGCTGCTGGCCCCTATCGTAAAAGACCGCAAAGGCGAGCACAGCAAAACGCTGGAAAATCTCGCCAGCCAGGGCTATATCCGCGCCCGGATCGACGGTGAGGTGTGCGATCTGTCAGATCCGCCAAAGCTGGAGCTACAGAAAAAACATACCATCGAAGTGGTGGTGGATCGCTTCAAGGTACGTGACGACCTGACCCAGCGCCTGGCGGAATCCTTTGAAACCGCGCTGGAACTCTCCGGCGGCAGCGCCGTGGTTGCTGATATGGACGACGCCAGCATCGAAGAGCTGCTGTTTTCGGCCAACTTCGCCTGCCCGATCTGTGGTTACAGTATGAACGAGCTGGAACCGCGCCTGTTCTCCTTTAACAATCCGGCGGGTGCCTGCCCAACCTGTGACGGGCTGGGCGTACAGCAATATTTCGATCCCGACCGCGTGGTGCAGAATCCTGAGTTATCGCTGTCTGGCGGCGCTATTCGCGGCTGGGATCGCCGTAATTTCTACTATTTCCAGATGCTACGCTCGCTGGCCGAACACCTGGAATTCGATATCGAAGCACCGTTTAACAGCCTTGACGACCGCACGCGCAAGGTGATTCTGTTCGGATCGGGCAAAGAGAATATCGAATTCAAATACGTTAACGATCGTGGCGATACTTCAGTTCGCCGTCATCCGTTTGAAGGTGTACTGCACAATATGGAGCGCCGCTACAAAGAGACCGAATCCTCTGCGGTGCGCGAAGAGCTGGCGAAATACATCAGCAACCGCTCCTGTACCAGCTGTCACGGCACGCGCCTGCGCCGTGAAGCACGTCATGTTTTTGTTGAGAACACCACGCTGCCGACCATCTCTGACATGAGCATCGGCCACGCGATGGCGTTCTTCCAGAATATGAAGCTGAGCGGTCAGCGCGCTAAAATCGCCGAAAAAGTGCTGAAAGAGATCGGCGATCGGCTGAAATTCCTGGTTAACGTGGGCCTTAACTATCTCTCTATGTCACGCTCTGCGGAGACACTATCCGGCGGTGAAGCGCAGCGCATTCGTCTGGCCAGTCAGATCGGTGCAGGTCTGGTCGGCGTGATGTACGTGCTGGATGAGCCTTCCATTGGCCTGCATCAGCGCGACAACGAGCGTCTGCTGGAAACCCTTGTCCACCTGCGCAATCTCGGCAATACCGTGATCGTGGTAGAGCACGATGAAGATGCGATCCGCGCCGCTGACCACGTTATTGATATCGGTCCCGGTGCCGGGGTGCATGGTGGCCAGATTGTTGCCGAAGGAACGGTTGACGACATTATGGCGGTCGAAGGATCGCTGACCGGGCAGTTCCTGAGCGGCAAGCGCGGCATTGCCATCCCCGAGCAGCGTGTAAAAGGCGACCCGGCGAAGGTGCTGAAGCTTAGCGGTGCCAGTGGCAACAACCTGAAGGATGTGACCCTGACGCTGCCGGTCGGACTGTTTACCTGTATTACCGGCGTGTCGGGTTCCGGTAAGTCTACGCTGATCAATGACACCCTGTTCCCGATTGCCCAGCGTCAGTTAAACGGCGCGACCATTGCGGAAGCCGCACCTTATCGCGCCATTAGCGGCATGGAGCATTTCGATAAGGTCATCGATATCGATCAAAGCCCGATTGGCCGTACGCCACGCTCTAACCCGGCGACCTATACCGGTATTTTCACTCCGGTGCGTGAGCTGTTTGCTGGCGTGCCAGAGTCCCGAACCCGTGGCTATACGCCGGGTCGTTTCAGCTTCAACGTGCGCGGCGGTCGTTGTGAGGCCTGTCAGGGTGACGGCGTTATCAAGGTAGAAATGCACTTCCTGCCGGATGTTTATGTTCCCTGCGATCAGTGTAGGGGCAAGCGTTACAACCGCGAAACGCTGGAAGTGAAGTACAAGGGTAAAAGCATTCACGAAGTGCTGGAGATGACCATTGAAGAAGCGCGTGAGTTCTTCGACGCCGTACCGGCGCTGGCGCGTAAGCTGCAAACGCTGATGGATGTTGGCCTGTCTTATATTCGTCTTGGCCAGTCGGCAACCACGCTGTCCGGCGGTGAAGCACAGCGCGTTAAGCTGGCCCGTGAGCTGTCAAAACGCGGCACTGGCCAGACGCTGTACATCCTGGATGAGCCCACTACCGGGCTGCACTTTGCCGATATACAGCAGCTGCTGACGGTGCTGCATCAGCTGCGCGACCAGGGCAACACCATCGTGGTTATTGAGCACAATCTTGACGTGATCAAAACCGCCGACTGGATTGTTGACCTCGGCCCAGAGGGGGGCAGCGGCGGCGGTGAGATCCTGGTATCCGGCACGCCGGAGACTGTTGCACAGTGTGAGCGTTCACACACTGCACGCTTCTTGAAACCACTGCTAGAAAAGTAA
- a CDS encoding NAD(P)-dependent alcohol dehydrogenase, with protein sequence MNITHAYAAQDAKSPLAPFDYQPRELREHDVQIEVLYCGVCHSDLHQARDEWHNTVFPVVPGHEIVGRVTAVGAHGHKYKVGDLVGVGCMVDSCRTCDSCKDDLEQYCEEGFVGTYNGKDRTTGDVTFGGYATQVVVHEDFVLRVPENLDPAGAAPLLCAGITTFSPLHHWGVGPGKKVGIVGLGGLGHMGVKIAHAMGAHVVLFTTSASKVEDGKRLGADEVVISKDADQMAQHTNSFDFILNTVAAQHDLNPFINLLRRDGTMTLVGVPEHDHPSPQVFNLVFKRRSLAGSLIGGIKETQEMLDFCGKHNITSDIEMIKIDQVNDAYERMLKSDVKYRFVIDIDSLRA encoded by the coding sequence ATGAATATTACGCATGCTTACGCTGCCCAGGACGCAAAATCTCCGCTGGCTCCTTTTGACTACCAGCCCCGAGAACTGCGCGAACATGACGTACAGATTGAAGTACTGTATTGCGGCGTCTGCCACTCGGACCTGCATCAGGCTCGTGACGAATGGCACAACACCGTCTTCCCGGTGGTACCAGGCCATGAAATTGTGGGCCGCGTAACGGCTGTAGGTGCCCATGGTCACAAGTATAAGGTCGGTGACCTTGTGGGTGTAGGCTGTATGGTTGATTCCTGTCGTACCTGCGACAGCTGTAAAGATGACCTCGAACAGTATTGTGAAGAAGGCTTTGTCGGCACCTATAACGGCAAGGATCGCACCACCGGCGATGTCACCTTCGGTGGCTATGCCACCCAGGTCGTGGTACATGAAGACTTTGTACTGCGCGTTCCAGAAAACCTCGATCCCGCTGGCGCTGCCCCGCTGTTGTGTGCCGGTATCACAACCTTTTCCCCGCTGCACCACTGGGGTGTTGGCCCGGGGAAAAAAGTTGGCATCGTGGGGCTGGGTGGTCTCGGACACATGGGCGTGAAAATCGCACATGCCATGGGCGCTCATGTCGTTCTGTTCACCACATCAGCATCAAAAGTCGAGGACGGTAAACGCCTTGGGGCAGATGAAGTGGTGATCTCTAAAGATGCCGACCAGATGGCGCAACATACCAACAGCTTCGACTTCATTTTGAATACCGTTGCCGCTCAGCACGACCTGAACCCGTTTATCAACCTGCTGCGCCGCGATGGCACCATGACGCTGGTTGGCGTGCCTGAACATGACCATCCATCTCCACAGGTGTTCAACCTGGTCTTCAAACGCCGCAGTTTAGCAGGTTCACTGATCGGCGGGATCAAAGAAACCCAGGAGATGCTGGATTTCTGCGGGAAGCATAATATCACCTCAGATATTGAGATGATAAAGATCGACCAGGTCAACGATGCGTACGAACGTATGCTGAAAAGCGACGTGAAGTACCGTTTCGTGATCGATATCGATTCCCTGCGGGCGTAA